The genomic region CGTATATAAAATGTTTTCTAATTGATTATATACATTATGATCAATCATTTTAATTAGCTCATTTGCATAGGATGATTGTGTTAATAGTAGTAAAATAATTATTAGTTTTTTCATCCGCTAATTTTTTGAAGCAAAGCTATATTATTAAATTATAATTACTATAGTAAATCTAAATTTAATAGCTTTTTTATGAAATTTTTAATTTTAATTTTTTTATCTTTTTTATCCTTATCAATAAAAGCAGATGATAACAAAGTTTTTAGCGAGACTTTAAAGAATAATTCATTAATAAAGCAATATTATTACAATTATCAGCAAAGCAAATATAATTCTAAAGTGGAATTATCAGAATATTTGCCAGAAATTAACGCAACTTACAATAATTATAAAAATAAATATGACAAAACAAGTAATAACCTAGAAGATAGTTATGCAGTTACAGATTATGGTTTGTCAATAGAACAAAAAATTTATGAGCTAGGAGCTGTAAAAAAGTTGGACGCAGCAAAGCTTAAAATTCGTCAAATTAAACTATCATTAGATAATCTGATATCTAATTTATTTCTAAAAGTAATTTCATTATCTTTAGATATTAAACTAAAAGAGAGTGAGTATATTTTCTTGAAGGCAAAATTAGAGTTATTGGAAGAAGTAAAAATTACAAGTAAAATTAAATTTGAAAATGGTTCTACAACAAAATTAGACTTTCTACAGGCCCAGACAGAATATCTAAAATTGCAAAGTGAATTAATAAAAAATCAGAAAGAGACAAAAATTTTAAAACAAAATTATTTTAAAATTACAGGTATTAGTTATTTAGGTGCAGATTTTACTGGGGATGATATAAAAATTGGCTCATTTGAGAATTTGCAATCTGAGATTAAACAAAATAATTTAGAATTAAAAATTTTTAAATTAGATAATAAAATCGTAAAATTAAAAACAGATATTTCATACAAAAATATCGCACCATCTGCTGATTTATATATAGATTATAATAGGTCAAATGGAGGGTTTTCTTATATGAACAATTCTACAGATACAAATAGCAACATTATTTATGGTGTAAAAGTTACAATACCATTATTTAAGTCAGGTGGTAATGTAGCAAATATTAACAGTGCTAAACAAGAATATACAGCAAACTCTTATTATTTAGAGGATAAGGTGAAGCAGCTTGATTATGATGTTTTTACATTATGGCAGGAAATTACACTTGCTAAAGAGCTTATTAAAACCCAAAAATCATATCTTAAATATACTGGAAAGACACTTGAAGTTGCAGAAAGTAATTATAACTATGGTAAGACTGATCTGTTAGATTTGTTGAGGGCACAGAATTTGGATTTAGAAGCTAAATATGAATTAGTTAAAGCAAAAAATCTTTTGATAATAAGTAAATACAAATATTTACAATTGAAAGGAGGGTTGCTAATGGATTATTTCAAAATTAAACTTGATTCTATAGCCAAAAAATACTAACATTAGATTTATTTATATATGGCAAACGTAAGCGAAACTTTAAACAAATTATCCACCTTAATAAATAGTGAGATGAATTTGGAATCTGAAAAAATTGAAACAACAAACAGCGATGATGGAGACATATTAAGCTTAAATGATGTAGTAGATTCTACAGGAGATGATTTACCTAATGATACAAACGAGTTCAATGCTGCTGACGAGCTTAACACTGTTGACGATGTTAATGATGATGTAACTTTAGAGTCTAATGAGAATATATCAAAAGTAGAAACTAATAGTGAAAAAATAACATCTAAATCCATAAATCATAAAGATAATTTAGCAGTTGAGCCTTGGCAAAAAGCAATAAAACAAGAATTAAAAGAATTTTCAAATATAGAAGATCAGAAAGAGGTAATAAATAAAGAACTTACTAACTTGGATTTAGATGAAGATTTTGGTTTAAGCTACGACTCAACCAAAGAATCTAATATAATGGATGATTTTGAAGATAGTTCGGAGTTTGAATCAGATGACATTCTAGATATTGAAAGCTTGGATAATATATTATCTGAAGAAAAAATGGCAGATTTAGAAGGTTTTGTAAAATCTAGTTTTATAGAAGATTTAAATGATGATAATGAGGATAATCCTAGTGATAGAATAACTAGTGAAAATGAAATATTAGTAAGTTCTGAAGTATTATCAGATAGTAAAGCTGTTATAGAAAATTTAAAAAATGAATTAGCTAATAAAGCTCCAAGCTCAAATAACATAGAAGACAAATACCAGTTTGATCTGGGTGCTGTTATTAAGCCTATGATAAAAGAGTGGTTAGATAAAAATCTGACTAAGATAGTTAGAGAAATTGTAGAAAAAGAAGTTAAAAATATAACCAAATAATTAATTTCTTTTGAAATATTATTTAATAACAAAGCCGTTATTAAAAATTTAATAAATTAATATAGTATTTAGCAAATAAGTATCAATTTTATCCTGTTATTCGAGTTTTCTGCTGCTTCCAGTATAGTAAAGAATTTAACTAAGATATTAACGGAACGTAGTGAAGGATAAAAGCTAGAGATTAATTAAATAATTACTCCCCCCTATATATAGTGGTGTTGTTGTCTGTTTCTTCTAATTTTATTTCATATAAGTTGTCAATTTCAGGTTTTAGCCATTGCCAAATAACATATGCAATGTTTTCAGCGGTTGGTACTAGAGTTTTAAACTCCTCAACATCGTCATTTAAGTATTTGTGATCCATTTTGACAAAAACTTTTTCTTTAATGATTTTTTTTAAATCGGTAAAATTTATTACCATACCAGTTTTTTCATCAATAGGGGCTTTGATTGTTACATAAAGTACATAATTATGGCCATGAATATTAGTGCATTTATCAAATATTGCTAGATTTTCCTCATGTGATAATGCATGGCTATATAATCTATGCGCTGTGCATAATTTTTCTTTTCTTTCTATGTAGACTATTTTTTTACTCATTGCTATTTATGGTTAAAATGGTTCCGTTAATATGTTTTGCTAAATTGTTATCACATAAATAAATAATAGTATCAGCTATATCTGTAGATGTTGTCTTTGTTTTTAACTCTGGTGCTGCTTTTTTTAACATGTTAGTAGCAACCGCACCTGGGGCTATAGCATTTACTCTAATATTAAATTCCTTACCTTCTACAGCAAGTGCTTCGGTTAATCCTGTTATGGCTGATTTGCTTGTTACATATGCGCTGTAACCGTGGAATTTAGTAAAGTTCTGTACTCCACCAAGTGAACTCATATTAATTATAACGCCTCCCTTACTAGACATAGATTGAAAGGCGTGCTCACAGCAAGAAATAGTGCCTTTTAGATTTATATCTAAGGTTTTTTGCCAAATAGCTTTATTAGCATCAATAAAATTATGTGATTCTAATATTGCTGCTGCATTTACTAGAATGTTAACTTTACCATAAATTTCGTCGCAGACCTTAAATAATTTTGTTACATCTTTATCTTGTGCTACATCACACACTACAAAATGTATTTGAGCTTTGCTATAACTTTGAAGAATTTCAGCTTTAGCTAATGCTAATTTAGCTTCATTTCTTGAGGCTATAAGAACTTTATAATTTAAATTACAAAATTTTTGTGCAGTAGCAAAACCAATACCCTCAGAACCACCAGTTATAATAACTATTTTACTCATACAACTCAAATAATCCAATATAGTCTATTTTTGCGATAAGTTTTTCTATATAATTAAGATTTTCTTTAGTACTTACTATCATATAGTTAATATTTTCTATTATTTTTTCTTCAAACAAGATTTTATTTGCAATAAATACCTGCTTACATTGCTCTAAAGTCACTTTATCTTTAAAATCTATGATAAGTTTTTGAGAGGTAATATTATTATTTATATATTTATAATTATTGATGTTTGGAAAAAACTGCTGGTTATTTCTAGTTATATCACAAATATTGGCAATTACAGAGCTTGCTGTAGGTAAACCACCAGCACCATGACCAGTTAAAATTGTGTCTAAAGCTAAATCACTTTTAATATATACTGAGTTTAACGCAGCATTTACAGATGAAATTGGAT from Alphaproteobacteria bacterium harbors:
- a CDS encoding TolC family protein, with protein sequence MKFLILIFLSFLSLSIKADDNKVFSETLKNNSLIKQYYYNYQQSKYNSKVELSEYLPEINATYNNYKNKYDKTSNNLEDSYAVTDYGLSIEQKIYELGAVKKLDAAKLKIRQIKLSLDNLISNLFLKVISLSLDIKLKESEYIFLKAKLELLEEVKITSKIKFENGSTTKLDFLQAQTEYLKLQSELIKNQKETKILKQNYFKITGISYLGADFTGDDIKIGSFENLQSEIKQNNLELKIFKLDNKIVKLKTDISYKNIAPSADLYIDYNRSNGGFSYMNNSTDTNSNIIYGVKVTIPLFKSGGNVANINSAKQEYTANSYYLEDKVKQLDYDVFTLWQEITLAKELIKTQKSYLKYTGKTLEVAESNYNYGKTDLLDLLRAQNLDLEAKYELVKAKNLLIISKYKYLQLKGGLLMDYFKIKLDSIAKKY
- a CDS encoding DUF2497 domain-containing protein, whose protein sequence is MANVSETLNKLSTLINSEMNLESEKIETTNSDDGDILSLNDVVDSTGDDLPNDTNEFNAADELNTVDDVNDDVTLESNENISKVETNSEKITSKSINHKDNLAVEPWQKAIKQELKEFSNIEDQKEVINKELTNLDLDEDFGLSYDSTKESNIMDDFEDSSEFESDDILDIESLDNILSEEKMADLEGFVKSSFIEDLNDDNEDNPSDRITSENEILVSSEVLSDSKAVIENLKNELANKAPSSNNIEDKYQFDLGAVIKPMIKEWLDKNLTKIVREIVEKEVKNITK
- a CDS encoding 6-carboxytetrahydropterin synthase, with the protein product MVYIERKEKLCTAHRLYSHALSHEENLAIFDKCTNIHGHNYVLYVTIKAPIDEKTGMVINFTDLKKIIKEKVFVKMDHKYLNDDVEEFKTLVPTAENIAYVIWQWLKPEIDNLYEIKLEETDNNTTIYRGE
- a CDS encoding SDR family oxidoreductase; translated protein: MSKIVIITGGSEGIGFATAQKFCNLNYKVLIASRNEAKLALAKAEILQSYSKAQIHFVVCDVAQDKDVTKLFKVCDEIYGKVNILVNAAAILESHNFIDANKAIWQKTLDINLKGTISCCEHAFQSMSSKGGVIINMSSLGGVQNFTKFHGYSAYVTSKSAITGLTEALAVEGKEFNIRVNAIAPGAVATNMLKKAAPELKTKTTSTDIADTIIYLCDNNLAKHINGTILTINSNE